CGTTGCCGCAACGCACGTAGGTTCGGTTCACAGAACGGCGCGGCAGCAGGCGCCGATCTGGGAGGGTCTCAAGTGAACGACCAGGGAAACCACCACTGGCCGGAGGAGGAGCCGGGCGAGCCGAGATGGCCGGGCTCCGAGAGGCAGGACGGCAGGCCCGCCGCTCCCCAGTGGCCGACGGGCGACGAGCGCCCGCGCGCACCCCGCCCTCCGGAGAGGCGTCCCCAGCGGCCGATGCGACCGGGTCAACCCCCGCGCCCTCCCCAGGGCATGCCACCGGCCGGGGCCCGGCAACCCGAGCGGCAGCGGCCCCCTCAGAACCCGCAGCGCTCGCCGATGCCACCATCGGCGAGCCCTCAACGACCGGGTGGCCCGGACCAACGCCCCGCCGGCCGGGGACCCCGCCCCCAGGGCGCGCCGGGCGAGCGCCCACTACCTCCCCCCGGACGTAGGCAGCCTCCGCAGGGCACCATGCGGTCCGCAAGCGGTGCCCCACCGCAGGGCGGACGTAGGCCGAGCACGCCACCCGGCGGTCGGCCACCTCGGAGACCGGGGGAACGGCCCGTGGGCCCCGCCGCGGCCGGTGCGGCAGCGGGCGCGGCCTCCGGGGCGATGGCCTCCGAGGCCGCGGAGCGGGAACCCGAACTCATCACCCACCGCGCCTACAACGGCACCACCGACGGACCGGACCCCTACTCCCGGTTCGACGGGGACGGTTTCGACGACGACCTCGTCGAGGACCACCACGAACCGGGACCCGACGACGGGGACGGCGGCGACAAGAAAGGTAAGAAGAAGGGCAAGGCCGCCCTCACCCCGGCACAACGCCGCAAGCGTCGCTGGAAGATCATCAGGCGCAGCCTCTACGCCTTCGTGGCCCTCTTCTTCGTGCTGCCCGCCATCGCGTTCGCCATCACCTACTTCCTCGTGGACGTGCCCTCACCGGAGGACGTCGCCCAACAGCAGGCCAAGGTCGTCACCTACTACTACGCCGACGGCGAGACCGAGATGGGCCGCGACGTCCCGCCCGACGGCGGCAACCGCATCCTGCTCAAGCCCCACGAGATCCCGGAGCACGTGAAGCACGCCGTCTACGCGGCCGAGGACGCCACGTTCGAGTCGAACCCCGGCTTCGACATCACCGGCATCCTGCGCGCGGTGTACAACCAGGCCACCGGCGGTGTCGGCGGTGGTTCCACCATCACCCAGCAGTACATCAAGAAGGCCACCGAGAACGAGGAATACTCGATCACTCGTAAGTGGACGGAGCTCGTCAAGGCGTTCAAGATGAGCAACGAGCAGTCCAAGGAAGAGATCATCACCGCCTACCTCAACACGATCTACTTCGGTCGTGGTGCGTACGGCATCGAGATCGCGGCGCAGGCGTACTTCGGCAAGTCCGTCAAGGACATCGACGTCTCCGAGGCAGCGCTGCTCGCCGGGATGATCCAGCAGCCGGGCCGGTCCGAGAACCCCGAGGTCCGGGAGAAGCGCTGGAACTACGTCATGGACCAGATGGTGGCCAACGGCTGGCTCAGCCGGGAGGAGCGCGAGGCGGCGAAGCTGCCCGAGCTCATCGACCTGGAGGACGCCAAGCCCGAAACCATCAGCGGCCCCGAACAGTTCATCCTGCAGCGGGTGAAGGAGGAGCTGGAGAAGAAGGGCTACCCCGAGGACAAGCTGCAGACCGGTGGCTATCGCGTCTACCTCACGATCGACCAGCACGCGCAGGAAGCGGCCGAACAGGCCGTCAAACAGGTCATGGAGGGCGAGAAAGAGGAGCTGATGGAGGCCCTCGTCGCCGTCGATCCCAAGACCGGCGGTGTGCTGGCCTACTACGGTGGTCCGTACGACCCCGACGTACCGGGTGGTCAGTACGACTGGGCGGCGGCCCAGCGGAACCCCGGCTCGTCGTTCAAGCCGTTCGACCTGGTCGCCTTGCTGAAGAAGGGCAAGGGCCTCGGGGAGACCTACGACGGCAGCGCGGTGAGGGAGTTCGACGGCCGCCCGGTCCGGAACGCCAACGGCGACGACTGCGGCACCAACTGCACCGTCGCGGAGGCCATGAAGCGCTCCATCAACACCGTGTTCTTCGACATCGTCGTGAACGAGGTGGGGCCACAGGCCGTCGTCGACGCGGCGACCGAGGCCGGTATCCCCGAGGAGGGCAGCGGCGTCGACGGCAGGCCCACCATGCCGACCCTCGACGGCAACATCTCCATCGGCGGTGGTGACACGATGGTCTCCCCGCTGCACATGGCCTCCGCCTACGCCACGTTCGCCGACAACGGCATCCGGCACGAGAGCCACTTCGTGGCGAAGTTGACCACGTCGGACGGGGAGATCGTCTTCGACAACACTTCGGAGGTCGCCACCGAGGGCGAGCCCGCCTTCTCCAGCGACCCGGCCGTGAGCAAGCAGATCGCGGGCAACGTCACCAAGTCGCTCATCCCCGTGCTGGAGTACTCCCACCTGACTTGCGAGGGAGGCTACGCCTGCGCGGGCAAGACCGGTACGCACCAGTACGTGAGCCCCGACGGCCAGCAGAAAGACGAGAACGCCGAGGCCTGGATGGTGGGTTACAGCCCGGATGTCTCCGCCGCCGTGTGGGTCGGCACGGGTAAGAACCAGCCCATCCGTGACTCCAACAACAACCGGATCTACGGCAGCGGGCTTCCGGGGCAGATCTGGAAGCTGTTCATGGATGCCTACCACGAGGGCAAGCCGCTCACCGAGTTCCCCGAGGTGGAGCTGATCGGCAAACCCCCCACGACGCCGCCACCGCCTCCGCCGGACCCGGCCCCGGAGACGACGACCCAGACCGCCCCGGAGACGACGTCCCAGACGGCCCCGGAGGAACCCTCCGACACCAGCTCGGCGCCCAGCACACCGACCGGGCCGGGGGAGGGCGACGAGGAGGAGCCACCCGGTTACTCGAACCCCGGCGGGCCTCCCGTCCCGCCGCCCGACGACTGGTTCGGCAACAACCGGGACGACAGAGGAGGTGGGGAGGAGTAGCCGACGGGTCCACGACCCCATGAGCAAGGACACGTAACATTCGCGACGTGTCCAGCGATAGTCATGGCTTGTCTTCCTCCCCGACACCCGACACCGCGTCGCTGGACGCTACCCAGCGGGAGATCCCGAGCTGGTCCGATCCACTCGCACGGGCGGCCACCCAGCCCCTGGGTGGCCCGCTTGGCGCTCACGCCGTCGTCGGCAGGCACTGGTTCTGGACGCCGCTGCGGGTATGTCTCCTGTTGGCCGTCCTCGCCCTGACCGCGGGCTGGTTCGGCAAGGCCGCGTGCATCCAGCAGTACGTCACCGACGACGGCCACGTCGAACTCGACTGGCGGTCGGGCAGGCAGTACGTGGCGATGTGCTACTCCGACATCGTCCCGCTCTACACCGCCGAGCAGCTCGACAAGCCCGACTCCTTCCCCTACGCCACGAGCTGGGTGGAGAACGCGGGCACCGAGTACGAGCAGGTTCGGTACATGGAGTACCCCGTACTCAGCGGCCTGTTCCAATGGGTCAACGCGAAGCTGACCCACGCCTGGTCCGACGCGGCTCAAGCGGGTTGGCTGCCGGGAGCCCTGCCCGTGGCGGCGTACTTCAACATCACCGCCTTCTTCCTCTCCGCGGCGTGGCTCGTCACCGTCTGGGCCGTCGCCCGAACCGCCCGGCGCCGGGTGTGGGACGCCGCCGTCGCGGCCGTGTCACCGCTCGTGGTGGTGCACGCGTTCACGAACTTCGACGCTCTCGCCACCGCCGCGGCGGCCACGGGTCTGCTCGCCTGGTCACGCAGGAGGCCGGTCCTTGCCGGGGTACTGCTGGGAGTCGGCGCGGCGGCGAAACTCTACCCGCTGTTCTTCCTCGGCCCGCTGCTCGTGCTGTGTCTGCGGGCCGGGCGGATGAGGGCATGGGGCAAGGCCGCCGGCGCCGCGGCGCTCACGTGGAGCGCCATCAACCTGCCTTTCTTCCTGTTCCTGCGCGAGGGCTGGTCGGAGTTCTTCCGCCTCAACACCCAGCGGGACATGGACCCCGACTCGCTGTACAACGTGGTCTCGTACTTCACCGGCTGGCAGGGCTTCGACGGGCCACTGGCCCCCGGGGAGGCCCCCACGGTGCTCAACACCGTGAGCGGGGCGCTCTTTTTGACGCTGTGCGCCGGCATCGCCTACGTCGGACTCACGGCCCCTGGAAGGCCGAGGGTGGCGCAACTGTGCTTCCTCGTCGTGGCGGCGTTCCTCCTCACCAACAAGGTGTGGAGTCCGCAGTACTCGCTGTGGCTCGTGCCCCTGGCCGTGCTGGCGCTGCCGCACTGGCGGCTGCTGCTCGGCTGGATGGTGGTCGACGCGCTCGTGTGGGCACCCCGGATGTTCTACTACCTCGGCACCGCCAACAAGGGCCTGCCGGAAGGCTGGTTCCTCGGCACGGTGATCGTGCGCGACCTCGTGGTAATCGTGCTCTGCGTCGTCGTCCTCCGGCAGATCTACCGCCCCTCTCGCGACCCGGTGCGGGCCGCGGGCGTCGACGATCCCACCGGCGGGGTGTTGGACGGCGCCGAGGACTCCTTCGTACTCCCGTCGTGGCGCCGGATCGGCCGTAGGGCCGAGCGCGAGGATCACACCCTCGCGCGGAGGAACTCGATGTCGGCCTCCTGACCCTCCGGGGGTGTCTCCACGATCACCGGTGCGTCGGCGGCCCTCGCCACGGCGACGAGCAGCTCCGGGTCGATGGTGCCCTCGCCGCCGACGACGTTCGCGTGGCGATCCCGTTGCGAGCCGCGCTCGTCACGTGAGTTGTTGAGGTGCACGAGGTCGATCCGCCCCGTGATCGCACGCACCCGGTCCACCACCTCCGACAGATCCCAGCCCGCGGCATGGGCATGGCAGGTGTCCAGACAGAACCCGGCGCCGAAGTCGGCGACCTCGTCCCACAATCGGGCGATCCTGTCGAGGTCGCGTGCCATGGCGCCGTCACCACCCGCCGTGTTCTCGATGAGCACGGGGACCTCGAAACCGCCCTGCTCCTCCTGCCGTTGGAAGAGCTTGCGCCAGTTCGCCAACCCCTCGGCGGGGTCCTCGCCCTTGCGCACGTGTCCGCCGTGCACGATCAGCCCCCGCGCTCCCGTCTCGGCCGCCGCGGCGGCGTGCTGGGCGACCGCCTTGCGCGAGGGGATCCGGATGCGGTTGTTGAGCGAGGCCACGTTGATCACGTACGGCGCGTGGACGAACACCGAGACGCCCGCGTCGGCCAGCTCGCTCGCCTGCGGATGCGGCTGCGGTTTCCGCCAGCCCTGCGGATCGGAGAGAAAGAACTGCACCGATTCCGCGGCCCGTTCCCGAGCCGCGGACAGGGGATCGTCATCACGGACATGCGCGCCGATCTGCATCACCCGAGGGTAACGATTCCCGAGTCGCGAAATCGAGTACCGTGACCGTGTCCCAGACATTTGACCAAGATCACATCAACGGGAAATAGGGCGGGACGGGGACCGCACCCGAAAGCGAGGGCGACACGGCTCATGGAAAACGGGTATCGGCACATCAGACGCATCGGCTCCACCGGACTGGCACTCACCGCGGCGGCGTGGCTGGTGTTTCCGGACAGCGCGACGGCGCGGGAACCGGCTCCCGTTGTCGCAGGTAGCTGCACTGTGGCACCGTCCAAGGAGAAGGGTGGGCCGGCACCGCGTTCGGAAACTCCCGACCGAGATACGGAGTCCGACGACCAGCCGACCGACTCCGGAAAGGCCCCCGACGACGGCGGCCTGTCGGTCTCCCTGTCCGGCGGCGTGCACCTCGACGAATCGAAGGCCCTGACCGGTCTGCTGACTCGCCTCTGCGAGACCGGAAAAGAAGCGATCAACGGACTCTTCGGACCCGTTCTCGACGAGAACGAAACAACTCCTCCCAATTCGGGTGACACACCTCCGGATGAATTTGAGGACAATGTCCCACCCACGGGCGAGACCACACCCGATTCGCCTCCCGTTTCGGAAACCACGACCTCCGAGCGCCCCACCGAAGCGGCCCCCGAGTCCGAACCGGCGGGCTCGCCTCCGGGTATCGGAGCCGTGGGCGGCGGCTGGGGAGGGGTGAGCGCCGAACGCTCCACCAGCGCCGTCGACGTTCCACCCACGCGCTCGGACACCGGCAGCGTGTTCAGCGCCACCCCCCACGACTCCCGCGCCACGCACGACGTCAGGGCCGCCGAACGGCTGCCGGTGCTTCTCGCGGTGTTGTCGGTGGTGCTCGTGGGAGCCGCCCTCGCCCACACGTGGGCGCGGCGGACGTTGCTGCGGTGACACCGCCGAGGGCCACGGTGTAGTCCAGCTCACTCGACCCTGACGCGTCACCTTCCGCGGCCCCTCGTCGTTGTGCTCATCGATGCATCACCGACGAGGGAGGACATCCGTGCGAATCGGCTCCACCGCTTTCCTTCGGGTGGCTCGCCGAGCGTTCACCGCCACCACGGCCGCCGCGGTGATCGGCGGCACGGCGCTCCTCTCCGCGGGCACGGCCTCGGCCGCCACCGTGACGACGGACAGTTGCACCTCGGTGGTCGGCGGACGGGTCGGCGACACCGTGGTGCTGGACGGCGCGGCCGTCTCCGAGCTGGTGCGGCAAGGCGCCGAGGAGGCCAGGACCATCGTGATCACCCATCACCTCACGATCTACCTCACGATCTGGCCCAACCACCTGGCGCGGAAGATCGAGGACGAGCAGCTCGAAGTCGGCACCGTCCCCGACCGGCGCGCCGACACCATCAGCGGCGAGACGATCGGCGAGGCCGTCCGCGCGGCGCTGGAGGGCAAGGCCGGCCTCGGCGCCCTGCCCTCCACCAAGGAGACGACGCTCGACACCATTGCCTCACGGGTCGCGCAGGCGTGTTCACTGACCGTCGAAGCCACGAACTACACCGCGCCGAGCAGCTCCAAACCCTCCCCGGGGGCCCCCTCGGGCGAGGCGTCCGACCGGGCCGATCGCCCGGAGGGCAAGGCTTCCGGCTCCGGCCGAAGCGGCGACCACGGACCCGACGCGTCCCTGCCCGACGGCGGCCTCCAGACCACCGGGGACGTCATGGCCGAACGCCGTGACTACGGCGGCATCCCCGTCGCCGAGGCACCGGGCGCCGGGATCTCCGTGCCCGAGGACCTGCGTTACGGACCGCCGAGCGGCCTGCCCGGAGAGTTGACCTCCCCCAGGTACGGCACCCTCGACGGTGACACGGGCAACAGCGCGCAGGGGTCGGGCGACGTCCGCGACGCCGGCGAGGCCGACGCGCTCGCCGCGCGGGACCAGCGGCAGGCGGTACAGCTTCCGATGTTGCTCGCCGTGGTGGCTCTGGCCGCCGTCACCGCCGGACTCGTCCGCAGCTGGGTCCTGCGACGCGCCTCCTGAACCCGGTACTCACCCGCCCAGGGGCGGAAACGGCCTGGTCGAAGCCCCGGTTAGACTGTGTGGTCGACAACCCTCCTGCCACGGACGGTCCGTGGCCGCTCAAGCCCATAGGAGGTGAGTGGTTGTGTCACGCCCTTACGAGGTCATGGTGATCCTCGACCCGTCACTCGACGAGCGCACCGTCGCTCCGACCCTGGAGAACTTCCTCCAGGTCATCCGCTCGTCCGGCGGCAACGTCGAGAAGGTGGACGTGTGGGGCCGCCGCAGGCTGGCCTACGAGATCGGTAAGCACGCCGAGGGCATCTACGCCGTCCTGGACCTCAACGCCGAGCCGGATGCGGTCAAGGAACTCGACCGGCAGCTGTCGCTCCAGGAAACCGTGCTGCGTACCAAGGTCATCCGTAAGCGTCCTCCGCGCGGCGCGAAGAAGGCCGCCAAGGCCACCGCGAAGGCCTGATATCCGATGGCCGGAGACACCATCATCACCGTGGTCGGCAACCTCACCGCCGACCCCGAACTGCGATTCACGCCCTCCGGCGCCGCGGTCGCGAACTTCACCGTCGCGTCCACGCCACGGGTCTTCGACCGCCAGACCGGCGAGTGGAAGGACGGCGAAGCGCTGTTCCTGCGCTGCAACATC
The window above is part of the Saccharomonospora glauca K62 genome. Proteins encoded here:
- a CDS encoding transglycosylase domain-containing protein, whose translation is MGPAAAGAAAGAASGAMASEAAEREPELITHRAYNGTTDGPDPYSRFDGDGFDDDLVEDHHEPGPDDGDGGDKKGKKKGKAALTPAQRRKRRWKIIRRSLYAFVALFFVLPAIAFAITYFLVDVPSPEDVAQQQAKVVTYYYADGETEMGRDVPPDGGNRILLKPHEIPEHVKHAVYAAEDATFESNPGFDITGILRAVYNQATGGVGGGSTITQQYIKKATENEEYSITRKWTELVKAFKMSNEQSKEEIITAYLNTIYFGRGAYGIEIAAQAYFGKSVKDIDVSEAALLAGMIQQPGRSENPEVREKRWNYVMDQMVANGWLSREEREAAKLPELIDLEDAKPETISGPEQFILQRVKEELEKKGYPEDKLQTGGYRVYLTIDQHAQEAAEQAVKQVMEGEKEELMEALVAVDPKTGGVLAYYGGPYDPDVPGGQYDWAAAQRNPGSSFKPFDLVALLKKGKGLGETYDGSAVREFDGRPVRNANGDDCGTNCTVAEAMKRSINTVFFDIVVNEVGPQAVVDAATEAGIPEEGSGVDGRPTMPTLDGNISIGGGDTMVSPLHMASAYATFADNGIRHESHFVAKLTTSDGEIVFDNTSEVATEGEPAFSSDPAVSKQIAGNVTKSLIPVLEYSHLTCEGGYACAGKTGTHQYVSPDGQQKDENAEAWMVGYSPDVSAAVWVGTGKNQPIRDSNNNRIYGSGLPGQIWKLFMDAYHEGKPLTEFPEVELIGKPPTTPPPPPPDPAPETTTQTAPETTSQTAPEEPSDTSSAPSTPTGPGEGDEEEPPGYSNPGGPPVPPPDDWFGNNRDDRGGGEE
- a CDS encoding glycosyltransferase family 87 protein; this encodes MSSDSHGLSSSPTPDTASLDATQREIPSWSDPLARAATQPLGGPLGAHAVVGRHWFWTPLRVCLLLAVLALTAGWFGKAACIQQYVTDDGHVELDWRSGRQYVAMCYSDIVPLYTAEQLDKPDSFPYATSWVENAGTEYEQVRYMEYPVLSGLFQWVNAKLTHAWSDAAQAGWLPGALPVAAYFNITAFFLSAAWLVTVWAVARTARRRVWDAAVAAVSPLVVVHAFTNFDALATAAAATGLLAWSRRRPVLAGVLLGVGAAAKLYPLFFLGPLLVLCLRAGRMRAWGKAAGAAALTWSAINLPFFLFLREGWSEFFRLNTQRDMDPDSLYNVVSYFTGWQGFDGPLAPGEAPTVLNTVSGALFLTLCAGIAYVGLTAPGRPRVAQLCFLVVAAFLLTNKVWSPQYSLWLVPLAVLALPHWRLLLGWMVVDALVWAPRMFYYLGTANKGLPEGWFLGTVIVRDLVVIVLCVVVLRQIYRPSRDPVRAAGVDDPTGGVLDGAEDSFVLPSWRRIGRRAEREDHTLARRNSMSAS
- a CDS encoding deoxyribonuclease IV — encoded protein: MQIGAHVRDDDPLSAARERAAESVQFFLSDPQGWRKPQPHPQASELADAGVSVFVHAPYVINVASLNNRIRIPSRKAVAQHAAAAAETGARGLIVHGGHVRKGEDPAEGLANWRKLFQRQEEQGGFEVPVLIENTAGGDGAMARDLDRIARLWDEVADFGAGFCLDTCHAHAAGWDLSEVVDRVRAITGRIDLVHLNNSRDERGSQRDRHANVVGGEGTIDPELLVAVARAADAPVIVETPPEGQEADIEFLRARV
- the rpsF gene encoding 30S ribosomal protein S6, translating into MSRPYEVMVILDPSLDERTVAPTLENFLQVIRSSGGNVEKVDVWGRRRLAYEIGKHAEGIYAVLDLNAEPDAVKELDRQLSLQETVLRTKVIRKRPPRGAKKAAKATAKA